The Celeribacter baekdonensis genomic interval TTGCGCCGCAATCCGACGCGCCAAAGGTGAGGCAAAGATGCGCTCGCCGGAGGCCGCAACCGGAGCTGCCGGGGCAGGGGCCGCAGCACTGACCTCTGCCTTCGGAGCCTCCGCCGGAGCCGTTTCTGTCGCCGCGGCAGGGGCGGGAGCCGCCCCCATGTTGCCCATCGCAGAGGCGTCTTCGCCCTCTTCCAACAGGATCGCGATGGCCACATTGACCTTCACGCCCTCAGTGCCTTCTGACACAAGGATCTTGCCGATGACACCTTCGTCCACCGCCTCGAATTCCATCGTCGCCTTGTCGGTTTCGATCTCTGCGATCACATCGCCAGAGGTGACCGTGTCGCCCTCTTTGACCAACCATTTCGCCAAAGTGCCTTCCTCCATCGTCGGGGAGAGCGCGGGCATAAGTAGTTCAATTGCCATTGTCTTTTCTCCTTAACGGTAGGTGACGTCTTTGACGGCCTGGATCACGTCAGCCGTGGTCACAAGCGCGAGTTTTTCCAAATTGGCGGCGTAGGGCATTGGCACATCTTTGCCCGCACAGGTGATCACCGGCGCGTCGAGATAATCAAACGCCTTTTGCATGATCACAGACGAGATGTGATTGCCGATGGAGCCCACTGGGAAGCCTTCTTCGACGGTCACGCAGCGGTTGGTCTTCATCACCGAGGCAATCACCGTGTCATAGTCGATCGGGCGCAGGGTGCGCAGGTCGATGACCTCGGCGGAGATGCCCTCTTCGGCCAGTTTGTCGGCGGCTTCCAACGCATAGGTCATGCCGATGCCAAAGGAGACGATGGTCACATCCGTGCCCTCGCGCCAAATCCGCGCCTTGCCGAACGGGATGGTGAAATCGTCCATCACCGGCACTTCAAACGACTTCCCATAAAGGATTTCGTTTTCGAGAAAGATCACCGGGTTCGGATCGCGGATCGCGGTTTTCATCAGGCCTTTATAGTCGGCTGCCGAGTAAGGCATGACCACTTTCAGACCCGGAATATGCGCATACCATGCGGCATAACATTGCGAGTGCTGTGCGCCCACACGAGCGGCTGCACCGTTCGGACCCCGAAACACCATCGGTGCGCCCATCTGACCGCCAGACATATATAGCGTCTTGGCGGCAGAGTTGATCAGGTGATCAATCGCCTGCATTGCAAAGTTAAAGGTCATGAATTCAACGATCGGCCGCAAGCCACCAAAGGCCGCGCCCGTTGCGATCCCGGCAAAGCCGTGCTCGGTGATTGGCGTGTCGATGATGCGTTTCGAACCAAACTCGTCCAACATGCCTTGGGAGATTTTATAGGCGCCTTGGTATTCGGCCACCTCTTCGCCCATCAAAAACACGCTGTCGTCGCGACGCATCTCTTCGGACATCGCGTCACGCAAGGCTTCGCGCACCGTTTGTTGTTTCATCTCCGTGCCAGCCGGGTAATCCGGCTCAACCGCTTTCGATACAATCGGTGCGGCGGCCTTGGCGGGCGCTTTGGTCGGGGCAGGGGCCGCAGCCTCAACCGGTGCCGCCTCTTCAGACGGGGCAGAGGCAGACAGGTCGGAGGCGTCTTCGCCCTCTTCCACGAGGATCGCGATCGGGGTGTTCACTTTCACACCCTCCGTGCCTTCCGCGATCAGGATTTTCCCCATGATCCCTTCGTCCACGGCTTCGAATTCCATCGTTGCCTTGTCGGTTTCAATTTCCGCGATAATGTCGCCGGAGGACACTGTGTCCCCCTCTTTGACGAGCCATTTCGCAAGCGTGCCTTCCTCCATGGTTGGAGACAGCGCGGGCATCAGCAGTTCGGTAGCCATTGTCGTCTATCCTCCCAAATCAGGCGTCATGCTGCGGAATTTCATCCGCATAAATGTCAGTCCAAAGTTCGCTCAGCGCCGGTTCCGGGCTTTCTTTCGCGAACTCAGCAGAGGCGTTCACCACCGCTTTGATGTCTTTGTCGATGGCTTTGAGATCGTCTTCCGTGGCGTGGTTGCCGGTCAACA includes:
- a CDS encoding pyruvate dehydrogenase complex E1 component subunit beta, whose product is MATELLMPALSPTMEEGTLAKWLVKEGDTVSSGDIIAEIETDKATMEFEAVDEGIMGKILIAEGTEGVKVNTPIAILVEEGEDASDLSASAPSEEAAPVEAAAPAPTKAPAKAAAPIVSKAVEPDYPAGTEMKQQTVREALRDAMSEEMRRDDSVFLMGEEVAEYQGAYKISQGMLDEFGSKRIIDTPITEHGFAGIATGAAFGGLRPIVEFMTFNFAMQAIDHLINSAAKTLYMSGGQMGAPMVFRGPNGAAARVGAQHSQCYAAWYAHIPGLKVVMPYSAADYKGLMKTAIRDPNPVIFLENEILYGKSFEVPVMDDFTIPFGKARIWREGTDVTIVSFGIGMTYALEAADKLAEEGISAEVIDLRTLRPIDYDTVIASVMKTNRCVTVEEGFPVGSIGNHISSVIMQKAFDYLDAPVITCAGKDVPMPYAANLEKLALVTTADVIQAVKDVTYR